The DNA segment GCGGTCCCGGGGCGGCAGTTCGGCGATGAGCGGCTTCAAGGACTCGACGTACTCGATGCCTTCGATCCCGTGGTCCTCGTAGCCGATCCGGTCGGCCAGCGCGCCCTCGGCGTCGTCCTCCTCGGGCTGGGCGTCCAGCGACGAGGCGGTGTACGCGTTCGACGCCGCCATGCCCTCGACGACCTCGTCGTTGGTCAGACCGAGGCGCTCCGCCAGTTCCGCCACGGTCGGGGCGCGGTCGAGCTTCTGGGCCAGTTCGTCCCCGGCCTTGGCCAGGTCGAGCCGGAGCTCCTGGAGCCGACGCGGTACCCGCACCGACCACGACGTGTCGCGGAAGAAGCGCTTGATCTCGCCGATGATGGTCGGCATCGCGAAGGTGGGGAACTCCACGCCGCGGCTGAGTTCGAAGCGGTCGATCGCCTTGATCAGGCCGATGGTGCCGACCTGGATGATGTCCTCCATCGGCTCGCTGCGCGAGCGGAAGCGGGAGGCGGCGAACTTGACCAGCGCGAGGTTGAGTTCGACGAGCGTGTTGCGGACGTACGAGTACTCGTGGGTCCCTTCCTCCAGCGACTCCAGCCGCTCGAAGAGGGTCTTGGACAGGGCCCGCGCGTCCACCGGCCCCACCTCGTCGTACGGGGGGATGTCCGGAAGTCCGGCGAGAGCGTCGTCCTGACCGAACTCCTGACCGAAGTCCTGTTCGGGACGTACGTCGGCACTCAACTCGATGGGATCCAGCTGTTCCGGTTGGGATGCCGACGTCGCCCTCTGGGTATGCGATGCGTCGAGCCGGGGTGACATGATGTCCTCCATCGTTCTCGGCATTCGGCTGCCGAAGCCTGCGTGCACTGCGGTGTGCGGCGCCTCCAAAGCCGGCCGAGTCGGTTACGTGTCTCTACTAGCCCTACCCGCTTTCAGGAGCCCACCGCAAGTGCGCTCTGGTCCGAAATGTCCGATTCTGGGTGGATGTTCGGGTGTTGGGAGGCGTAGGGAAGGCGTAGTGTTCGACAGCGTCAGTCAGCAGCCACGACGTCGGGAGTGAGAGACGGCATGGACCGCGGCACGGTCGGCAGCGCACAGTCTGGCCGACTTCTGGTCGAGGTGCGGGAAGAGGGCGCCAGCGCCGTCGTGACTCCGGCGGGTGAGTTGGATCACCACACCGCCGATTTGTTGCGCGAGCCACTCGAGGACTGCCTCGGGAAGGGCTTCAGCCGGCTGGTCGTCGACTGCTCGCGGCTCGAGTTCTGTGACTCCACGGGTCTGAACGTGCTGCTGGGGGCCCGGCTGAAGGCGGAGGCCGCCGGTGGCGGGGTGCATCTCGCGGGGATGCTGCCCGTGGTCGCGCGCGTGTTCGAGATCACGGGGGCGGAGGCCGTCTTCACGGTCCACGACTCGCTCGATGCCGCCCTGGCCGACGAGGCCGACGGGGCGGGTTGACCCCTCGCGTCCGGCCCTGCATCAGACGTCACATCATTCGTGCCGAATACAGGGGTGTTCCCTCGGCTCGGTCGGGCAGGAGACATCCTGAAACCCGTCGGCTGTGATGTCGGCCACCGGGGGTGGGGGACTGTGACCGACGTATCAGGCAAGGACCGTGCACTGGCGTACTGACTCTGCGTACTGACTTCTGAATCGTGTGAACGTTGAACTGGTGAATCGGTGAGGTGAAGCGCTGATGAGCACCACCCGGCCTTTCTCGCCGGGCGACCGCGGCCCTGAGCCCAGCGGCGCTTCGGGGGCGTCCGAGAGCGGCGTGCCGGGCGCGGAGGGCTCCGACGAGGGCGCTCCGGCGGCCGGAGGGCCCTCAGGGGGCGCCGTGCCGTCCCTGAGGCCCGAGGAGTCCGCGGCGTCCGCCGAGGTGTCGGCGGGGCGGCAGGTCCGCCGCCTGGTCCTGGAGGGCCAGAGCGGCGTCGTCCCGCTCGCCCGTGACTTCGCCCGCCAGGCGCTGTACGCGTGGGGCTGGCTCCCCGCGGCCACCGCCGACCAGCGGGCCGCCGCGGAGGATGTGCTGCTCGTCGTGTCCGAGCTGGTCACCAACGCCTGTCTGCACGCCGACGGGCCGGACGAGCTGTGGATCGCCTGCGACAACAAGGTGATCCGCGTCGAGGTCTCCGACAAGGGCACGGGCCAGCCGGCGCCGCGCACACCGCACCGCGCGGGGCGTCCCGGCGGCCACGGCATGTTCATCGTGCAGCGGCTCTGTCTGGACTGGGGGGTCATGCGGACGCCGGGGGTCGCGGGCAAGACGGTGTGGGCGGAGCTGGGAGCACCGGCGTAGGTCACCCGTTCGGCCTGCCGTACGGGAAATTCGTTTCCGCACCGCCGAGGCGCCGCTCTAGGGCTGCACTATCGCGTCACCAAGCTCGCCGCCGGCGACATCAGCCCCGCGCGGGCCAAGACCTACGACATGGAGGTCTGGCTGCCCAGTCTGGGCGCGTACGCCAAGGTCAGCTCGGTGTCGAACGCCCGTGCCTACCAGGCCCGGCGCGGCGGCATCCGGTACCGCCCGGCCGGCGGCGGCAAGGCGGCGTACGTCCACACCCTCAACGCCTCGGGCCTCGCCACCAGCCGCCTGCTCCCCGCGATCCCGGAGCAGCACCAGCGGGCGGGCGGGACGGTGCTCGTGCCGGAAGTGCTGCGGCGCTGGGGGCTGCCCGAACTGCTGCGTCCGGCCTGACCCCGTGTTACCCAGGGTCACCCTGAGGGGCCGGCTCTCCACCCGAACCCCTGCGGCGCACGCCGGATCGTCACAACTCCGGCGTGCGCCGTGTCTTCCCTCCTCAAGGCGCCGGGCGTACCTTGACGGCCGATCTGATGTGCCGTCAGGAAATGAGGGGACCGTGTCGAAGCAGAAGCGAACCGCCGCGCTCGCGACGGCCGCGGCCCTGGCCGGCTCGGCGGTGCTGATGGCCGCCCCCGCGGCCCGGGCCGAAGTCGTCGACGTCAACTACGCCTGCAAGACGCCGATCGGCGACAAGAGCGCCGTCTCGCCCATCGACATCAAGGGCGTCAAGAGCGGCAGCGGATACAAGATCACCATGTCATGGCAGAAGGGCGTCTCGTCCAGCCCGGTCGAACTGGGCAAGGGCGCGATGAAACCGAGCGCCACCATCAAGCTGGGCGGCGCCGACAGCGGCACCCTCGCGGTCACCGGCCCGGCCAACCAGGAGGCGATTCCCGCCAACACCCCCATCAAGATCAACGACTTGACGGGCACGTACACCCCGAAGAAGACCGGCAAGGTCACCTTCACGGCGGGTGTGCTCACCATCAAGGCGCTCGGCACGACGACCACGTGCACGCCCGGCAACAGCCCCGGCCCGTCGCTCACCCTCGACGTGACGGCGGCGTCCGGCGGCGGCAGCACGGGCGGCTCCGGCCAGGGCGGCTCCGGCTCCGGCTCCGGCTCCGAGCTCCCGCAGACCGGCCCCGAGGACTCGGCCATCGCCCTGGGCACTCTCGGCGGCACGGTGCTGCTCGCGGGCGCGGCAGGCGCGCTGTGGCTGACGCGGAGGGGTCAGGCGGTACGCCGCTGACCTGCACGCCTGATCACCGCTGGAGCCGCCGATGTCGTCAGCCGTCCGTGTCCTGTGCCTGTCCCTGCTGCTCCTCCTGGCGGCCGCTCCCGCGGCGACCGCCGCCGAGGCCTGGACCGTCGCGCCCTCCGGCGGCGGGCGGCCGTCCTTCTACGCCGAGGGCGCGCCCGGGACGGTCCAGCAGGACACGGTGTCCGTGACGAACCGCGGCGGCGAGCCGGTCACCGTACGGCTGCACGGCGCCGGCGTCCCGATCGCCTTCGCCGACAGCGCGGTACGGATCCCGGCCCGCACCCGTGCCGAGGTCCCCTTCACGGTGACCGTCCCGCCGGGCACGGCCCCCGGCGACCGCTCCGGCGAGATCGTCGCCCGCGACGCCGACGGCCGCGCGCAGACCGTCCCGCTCCGCCTGCGCGTGACCGGCCCGGAGCTGTCCGCGCTGACGGTGGAACGCGTCCGGGTGCACCCCGACGGCATCACATACGAGCTGGTCAACAGGGGTACGACCGCCCTCGCCCCGAGCCTCGCCATCCGCGCCGACGGTGTCTTCGGCCGCCTCCTCGACCGCGCCCCGCGCCCCCTCTCCGTCGACCTGCCCCCGGGCAGCCGTACGAAGCTCACCGAGCCCTGGCCGGACCGGCCCGCGCTCGACGCGGTCGACGTGCGCTTGACGGTGACTGCGGCGGGCGGGGCGAACGACACGGCGCGGGCGTCCGCGCTGTTCGTGCCGTGGGATGCGGTGGCCGGGGCCGGGGGGTTCGTGGTGGCGGCGGTGGGCGCCTTGCTCGTCGTACGGCATCGAGGGCGCCGTAGGCCTGGCGGCGGTGAGTCGGCCGAAACGGAACAGCCTTACAAGCAAGCCGAGTTGACGGGAGTGGGGACGTGAACGCCAGGGTGCGGATCGCGGTGTTGCCGGCCGTGCTGGCGCTGCTGTCGCCGGTGACGGCCCTGAACGCGTCGGCAGCGGACGGCCCGCCCACCGTCAGGCTGTCCAAGTCCCAGGCGGGGACGGGCGGTTCGATCACCGTGACCGGCAGCGGCTGGCGGGACCGCACCCTGCTGATGATCCTGATCTGCGGTCAGTCCGTACCGTCGACCGGCGTGAGCGGCGGCACCAACTCCTGCGCCAACGCGGAAGGCAGGGCCGTGACCACGGACGCGGACGGACGCTTCAGCCGGAAACTTCCGGTGGCCGAGCCGCCCGTGCCGTGCCCGTGCGTGGTGCATGTGGCGACGGTGACCGGAGCGAAGGCCGAGGCCGACGCGATCTTCCAGGTGGCCGGGCACGCGGTCGAGCCGCTGCCCGCGGAGCCGGCCGGGGGACGCCTGTCGGTCCTCACGGACACCCGGCTGGACGGTTCGAGCGGGCTGCTCACCTGGTTCGGCGCACCACCGGCGCGGACGCTGGTGTTCACAGTTGGCAATGTCGGCACCTCACCCGTCAGGAACCCGGTCTTCCAGGTCGGCACCTCCCACGGCGTGTTCGCGCCGCAGTGGCAGGAACAGCAGTGGCGCGGCACGATCCAGCCGGGCAGGAAGGCGCGGATCGAGCTGCCGGTGGAACTCGCGGCCGGCGCGCACGGCGACTACACGGTCTCCCTGAAGTACGGCGGCAAGGTGATGGCCGAACAGCCCTGGGGCGTGGGCCGGCCCTGGGGCGTGACGCTGTTCTGGATCCTGGTCTGTCTGGTCGTACCGGCGGCGGTGTTCCGCGTCGGGCTGGCGGTGGTGGACCGGGTACGGCCGCGGCAGACCGCCCGCCGCCGCGGGTTCCGGCTGCCCCAACCGGTCCTGCGCATACCGGGGTTGAAGCCCCGCGAAGAGGCGAGGCACGCCCTGCCCTCTTCCTCCTCCTCGACCCTGCCGTGGTTCACCCCGGACAGCGATCCGGGCACGTCCGGCCGGCTCTCCGCACCGCACGACGACAGCCCGACGAGTTCGACGGGCCCCACGACTCCGTCGACTCCGACCAGGAAGGGACCCCCGTGAGCAAGCGAAGGAGAGTCACACCGGCACGCCCGAGAAGAGGTGTAGCGGCGGGCGTCGCGCTGATGCTAGGCGGCGCGGGCATCCTGCTCGGCGTGTCCGCCGCGCCCGCCCAGGCCGCGGAGGTGGCGTACGCGACCGAGTGCATCCCGCCCGCCATCTCCGGGCTGCCGCCGGTCCAGGGCACGACGAAGGTGGAGATCACCGCGCCTGCGGAGGCGAAGGTCGGAGACGAGGTGGAGATCGTCTGGAAGTTCGTCCAGGCCGCGTCCAAGAACCCCGACATCCTCGACCTCCAGGCGAACACGGTCCAGCCGTCGGGAACGCTGAAGGCGGCCGGTGCGCAGACCGCGGACGTCGCCATGCAGGGGCCCCGGGAGAACCCGGCGATCCCCAAGGGCAGCGACATGAAGCTGTCCGACATGAAGGGCAAGCTGAAGCTGACGGCACCGGGTGAGGTGACCCTGACGCCGGGCGCGTACAACATCAACGTCAACAAGCCCATCTCCACGGACACCAAGTGCGCGCCGAAGGAGACGGTGCAGAAGGCCGCGACGATCAAGGTGACGGACGGGGGCGGGACTTCGGGCGGTACGACGGGAGGCCTGCCGACGGTCGTCCCGACGCTGCCGACGAGCGTGCCGACCGGTCTGCCGACGGGGTCGTCGAGCCCCTCGGACCCGGCGCCGAGTGAGAGCGAGACGGGCGGGGACACCGGCGGTACGAGCACCGGGGGCGGCGACGGCGGCCAGACCGACTTCACGGGCAAGGAGGTCCAGGTCCCGTACAAGTGCAAGACGCCCATCGGCGACAAGGAGGCGACCTCGCCGGTCCAGATCAACGCCAAGAAGAACGGCGGGAGTTTCGATCTGACGGTGCAGTTCAAGAAGTCGGTGATGGACAGCCCCGCCGACATCCCCAAGGACTCGGTCAAGCCCTCGATGGAGGTCGCCCTGGGCGGCGCCGACAAGGGCACGGTCCACGTCGAGGGGCCCACCAACTCCGAGGCCATCAAGTCGGGCGACCCGATCGAGATCCCCGACCTCACGGGCACCTACAAGCCGGGCGCGAGCGGCGAGTCGACCCTCTCCCCGGGAGTGCTGACGATCGAGGCCCTCGGCACGACGACGACCTGCACACCGGCCAAGTCGGAGGTGTCACTGACGCTGGACACGAGCGAGCAGGCGAGCGGCGCGTCCGGCGGCGGC comes from the Streptomyces sp. NBC_00443 genome and includes:
- a CDS encoding RNA polymerase sigma factor SigF — its product is MEDIMSPRLDASHTQRATSASQPEQLDPIELSADVRPEQDFGQEFGQDDALAGLPDIPPYDEVGPVDARALSKTLFERLESLEEGTHEYSYVRNTLVELNLALVKFAASRFRSRSEPMEDIIQVGTIGLIKAIDRFELSRGVEFPTFAMPTIIGEIKRFFRDTSWSVRVPRRLQELRLDLAKAGDELAQKLDRAPTVAELAERLGLTNDEVVEGMAASNAYTASSLDAQPEEDDAEGALADRIGYEDHGIEGIEYVESLKPLIAELPPRDRKILSLRFVAGMTQSEIGEELGISQMHVSRLLSRTLIRLRKGLTVED
- a CDS encoding STAS domain-containing protein, encoding MDRGTVGSAQSGRLLVEVREEGASAVVTPAGELDHHTADLLREPLEDCLGKGFSRLVVDCSRLEFCDSTGLNVLLGARLKAEAAGGGVHLAGMLPVVARVFEITGAEAVFTVHDSLDAALADEADGAG
- a CDS encoding ATP-binding protein — its product is MSTTRPFSPGDRGPEPSGASGASESGVPGAEGSDEGAPAAGGPSGGAVPSLRPEESAASAEVSAGRQVRRLVLEGQSGVVPLARDFARQALYAWGWLPAATADQRAAAEDVLLVVSELVTNACLHADGPDELWIACDNKVIRVEVSDKGTGQPAPRTPHRAGRPGGHGMFIVQRLCLDWGVMRTPGVAGKTVWAELGAPA
- a CDS encoding aminoacyl--tRNA ligase-related protein, which encodes MHYRVTKLAAGDISPARAKTYDMEVWLPSLGAYAKVSSVSNARAYQARRGGIRYRPAGGGKAAYVHTLNASGLATSRLLPAIPEQHQRAGGTVLVPEVLRRWGLPELLRPA
- a CDS encoding LPXTG cell wall anchor domain-containing protein, with amino-acid sequence MSKQKRTAALATAAALAGSAVLMAAPAARAEVVDVNYACKTPIGDKSAVSPIDIKGVKSGSGYKITMSWQKGVSSSPVELGKGAMKPSATIKLGGADSGTLAVTGPANQEAIPANTPIKINDLTGTYTPKKTGKVTFTAGVLTIKALGTTTTCTPGNSPGPSLTLDVTAASGGGSTGGSGQGGSGSGSGSELPQTGPEDSAIALGTLGGTVLLAGAAGALWLTRRGQAVRR
- a CDS encoding COG1470 family protein, encoding MSSAVRVLCLSLLLLLAAAPAATAAEAWTVAPSGGGRPSFYAEGAPGTVQQDTVSVTNRGGEPVTVRLHGAGVPIAFADSAVRIPARTRAEVPFTVTVPPGTAPGDRSGEIVARDADGRAQTVPLRLRVTGPELSALTVERVRVHPDGITYELVNRGTTALAPSLAIRADGVFGRLLDRAPRPLSVDLPPGSRTKLTEPWPDRPALDAVDVRLTVTAAGGANDTARASALFVPWDAVAGAGGFVVAAVGALLVVRHRGRRRPGGGESAETEQPYKQAELTGVGT